A region from the Haemorhous mexicanus isolate bHaeMex1 chromosome 12, bHaeMex1.pri, whole genome shotgun sequence genome encodes:
- the LOC132333049 gene encoding fatty acyl-CoA hydrolase precursor, medium chain-like gives MAAVRDTALLACILFLGGTALVATEQPEAETKYGRVRGFQFKVDTAERTVNVFLGLPFAKPPVGSLRFSEPQPPEPWEGVRDATSYPPMCLQDQVLGQFISNAITNRKEKVALQVSEDCLYLNVYTPVSTGKKEKLPVLVWIHGGGLVLGDASSYDGSALAAFDNVVVVTIQYRLGIAGYFSTGDEHARGNWGYLDQVAALQWIQENIMHFGGDPGSVTIFGESAGGISVSALVLSPLAKGLFHKAISESGNVAMGFFTEQPKEDAQKIAAVSGCEKSSSAAMVECLRGKTEEELLEITLKMDVFFISTCADGAFFPKSPRELLSEKSINAVPYIIGLNNCEFGWGLPMMMKYPPFVDGLDKDVARQVLQSNLAVFNKGLTSEVVDRVYQEYMGDAESPAQVRDGLLDAMGDVYFVTSSVEMARYHRDAGNPVYFYEFQHRPSSAEGLVPEFVKADHGAEISFIFGKPFLAGGATKEENELSRTVMRYWTNFAKNGNPNGEGLVHWPQYDLEEKYLAIDLEQKAAEKLKERRVEFWLQLMKQSQIGRIKHTDL, from the exons ATGGCAGCTGTGAGGGACACGGCGCTGCTGGCCTGCATCCTCTTCCTCGGGGGCACGGCGCTGGTGGCCACAG AACAACCAGAAGCAGAGACCAAATACGGCAGAGTCCGAGGGTTCCAATTCAAAGTGGACACAGCTGAGAGGACTGTAAATGTCTTTTTGGGACTTCCTTTTGCCAAGCCTCCCGTTGGATCTCTGAGGTTTTCTGAACCCCAGCCACCTGAGCCGTGGGAAGGTGTCAGAGATGCCACTTCCTACCCACCAAT GTGTCTACAGGACCAAGTACTAGGacaatttatttcaaatgcaattaccaacagaaaagagaaagttgCCCTGCAAGTGTCTGAGGATTGCCTGTACCTAAACGTGTACACACCTGTTTctacaggaaaaaaggagaagctgCCT GTCCTAGTGTGGATCCATGGAGGTGGATTAGTTCTTGGAGACGCTTCATCATACGATGGCTCAGCATTAGCAGCCTTTGACAACGTGGTGGTTGTAACAATTCAGTACAGATTAGGTATTGCTGGATATTTTAG cactggtgaTGAGCATGCCCGAGGTAACTGGGGATATTTAGACCAAGTGGCGGCTCTTCAGTGGATTCAGGAAAATATCATGCATTTTGGAGGAGATCCAGGATCTGTCACTATCTTTGGAGAATCTGCAGGAGGAATCAGTGTTTCTGCTCTT GTCTTATCTCCCCTGGCCAAGGGCTTGTTCCACAAGGCCATTTCAGAGAGTGGCAATGTAGCCATGGGCTTCTTCACTGAGCAGCCTAAGGAGGATGCACAA AAAATTGCTGCTGTCTCTGGCTGTGAAAAATCCAGTTCAGCTGCAATGGTTGAATGCttgagaggaaaaacagaagaagaacTACTAGAGATAACACTGAAAATG GATGTCTTTTTCATCAGTACATGTGCAGATGGCGCATTTTTTCCAAAGAGTCCCAGGGAATTGCTCTCTGAAAAATCCATCAATGCGGTCCCATACATCATAGGATTAAATAACTGTGAATTTGGATGGGGACTTCCTATG ATGATGAAATATCCTCCTTTTGTGGATGGTCTGGATAAAGATGTTGCACGTCAAGTTTTACAGAGCAACTTAGCAGTATTCAATAAG GGCCTTACATCTGAAGTTGTTGACAGAGTGTACCAGGAGTACATGGGGGATGCAGAAAGCCCTGCTCAGGTCCGAGATGGCCTCCTGGATGCAATGGGAGATGTCTACTTTGTCACCTCATCTGTGGAAATGGCCAGATACCACAGAG ATGCTGGCAACCCAGTCTACTTTTACGAATTCCAACACCGGCCGAGTTCAGCGGAAGGTTTGGTACCAGAGTTTGTAAAAGCAGATCACGGAGCTGAGATTTCCTTTATCTTTGGAAAGCCATTCTTAGCTG GAGGTgctacaaaagaagaaaatgaacttaGCAGAACTGTCATGAGATACTGGACCAACTTTGCTAAAAATGG AAATCCCAACGGAGAGGGCTTGGTCCATTGGCCTCAGTATGACCTGGAGGAAAAATACCTGGCAATAGACCTGGAgcaaaaggcagcagagaaactgaaagaacGCAGAGTGGAGTTTTGGCTACAGCTCATGAAACAGAGTCAGATTGGAAGGATAAAACACACAGATTTATAA